From Streptomyces sp. NBC_01754, a single genomic window includes:
- the hypF gene encoding carbamoyltransferase HypF, translated as MCLGIPGRVVEIVDGYAGQLALVDVEGARRRVNIGMLDDPPGSGDWVLLHMGFAVEAIDRAKAEEALAGLEMMGQARSHRIRRRFEVHGVVQGVGFRPFVYVTASELMLAGWVTNTGAGVVAEVEGGPGAVEEFGRRLLSDAPPLALVEAVHTCDQPVCGGTEFTIEASTGGGRARTLVSPDVATCQDCLDEMRAPGNRRYRHPFITCTHCGPRFTIVTDVPYDRAATTMAGFEMCGACRAEYEDPGDRRFHAQPIACHACGPRLELLRKGEGTPSDGEDALRTARALLAEGRIIAVKGLGGYHLACDARNDGAVAELRRRKRRGGKPFAVMVSGLAVAAELVTLTDDEEALLTGARRPIVLLPRRAAPGEAGGVSREVAPGTPDLGLMLPYTPLHVLLFGTGDDPPGPDALVMTSANLSGEPIVTDDATALAELAPLVDAWLRHDREIHVPCDDSVSRFVAGAELPLRRSRGYAPLPLALPFDVPPTLAVGADLKNTCALGEGRYAWVSQHIGDMDSPATDDVLTRAEEHLERLTGVAPGQLVADRHPGYRSVVRAKEHARGRPVRTVQHHHAHIASVMGEHGLGPGESVIGIAFDGTGHGTDGAAWGGEALVAGYKSFHRAGHLAYVPLAGGDASVLRPYRMALAHLRAAGVDWDEELPAVRACPPRERDVLSHQFGTGFGCVPTSSMGRLFDAVASLAGVRHEVSYEAEAAVELEGLARAVRAEPLVPDSRYAFGLASTGTEEKPAVADPGPVVRAVVSDVRAGVPTELIAARFHTSVAGLVTRFAEICRDRTGLGVVALGGGVFQNAVLLEATQHLLSERGFTVLRPRLLPPNDGGIALGQLLVAASG; from the coding sequence ATGTGTCTTGGCATCCCCGGTCGCGTCGTGGAGATCGTGGACGGTTACGCCGGCCAACTCGCGCTCGTGGACGTGGAGGGCGCACGGCGGCGCGTCAACATCGGCATGCTGGACGACCCTCCCGGCAGCGGTGACTGGGTGCTTCTGCACATGGGGTTCGCCGTGGAGGCCATCGACCGGGCCAAGGCGGAGGAGGCCCTGGCGGGTCTGGAGATGATGGGCCAGGCCCGCAGCCACCGCATCCGCCGGAGGTTCGAGGTGCACGGCGTGGTCCAGGGCGTGGGGTTCCGGCCCTTCGTCTACGTCACCGCGTCGGAGCTCATGCTCGCCGGCTGGGTCACGAACACCGGTGCCGGCGTGGTCGCGGAGGTCGAGGGCGGCCCCGGGGCGGTGGAGGAGTTCGGCCGGCGGCTGCTCTCGGACGCCCCGCCGCTCGCGCTGGTCGAAGCCGTGCACACCTGCGACCAACCCGTGTGCGGAGGCACCGAGTTCACCATCGAGGCCTCCACCGGAGGAGGCCGGGCCCGCACCCTGGTCTCCCCGGACGTCGCGACCTGCCAGGACTGCCTGGACGAGATGCGCGCCCCGGGGAACAGGCGCTACCGCCATCCGTTCATCACCTGCACCCACTGCGGGCCCCGCTTCACGATCGTCACCGACGTGCCCTACGACCGGGCCGCCACCACGATGGCCGGCTTCGAGATGTGCGGCGCCTGCCGGGCGGAGTACGAGGACCCCGGCGACCGCCGCTTCCACGCACAGCCGATCGCCTGCCACGCCTGCGGGCCCCGGCTCGAACTCCTCCGCAAGGGCGAGGGGACGCCGTCGGACGGCGAGGACGCCCTGCGCACCGCCCGCGCGCTGCTCGCCGAGGGCCGGATCATCGCCGTCAAGGGACTCGGCGGCTACCACCTGGCGTGTGACGCCCGCAACGACGGAGCGGTGGCCGAACTACGGCGCCGGAAGCGGCGCGGCGGCAAGCCCTTCGCGGTCATGGTCTCCGGTCTCGCGGTCGCCGCGGAACTGGTGACCCTCACGGACGACGAGGAGGCGCTGCTCACCGGCGCCCGCAGACCGATCGTCCTGCTGCCCCGGCGCGCGGCCCCCGGAGAGGCGGGCGGGGTGTCACGGGAGGTGGCGCCCGGGACGCCTGATCTCGGGCTGATGCTTCCGTACACGCCGTTGCACGTGCTGCTCTTCGGGACCGGGGACGATCCGCCCGGGCCCGACGCGCTCGTGATGACGTCCGCGAACCTGTCGGGTGAGCCGATCGTCACGGACGACGCCACGGCCCTGGCCGAGTTGGCCCCGTTGGTCGACGCCTGGCTGCGGCACGACCGGGAGATCCATGTGCCCTGCGACGACTCGGTGAGCCGCTTCGTGGCGGGTGCGGAGCTCCCCCTGCGCCGCTCCCGCGGATACGCCCCGCTGCCTCTCGCGCTGCCCTTCGACGTACCGCCGACGCTCGCGGTCGGCGCCGATCTCAAGAACACCTGTGCGCTGGGAGAGGGACGTTACGCCTGGGTGAGCCAGCACATCGGGGACATGGACTCGCCGGCCACCGACGACGTGCTGACCCGGGCCGAGGAGCACCTCGAACGCCTCACCGGCGTCGCCCCCGGCCAGCTCGTCGCCGACCGGCACCCCGGTTACCGCTCCGTCGTCCGGGCCAAGGAGCACGCGCGGGGGCGGCCCGTCCGCACGGTGCAGCACCATCACGCGCACATCGCCTCCGTGATGGGTGAACACGGCCTCGGTCCGGGTGAGAGCGTGATCGGGATCGCCTTCGACGGCACCGGCCACGGCACCGACGGCGCCGCCTGGGGCGGTGAGGCGCTGGTCGCCGGCTACAAGTCGTTCCACCGGGCGGGCCACCTCGCATACGTGCCCCTGGCCGGCGGCGACGCGAGCGTGCTGCGGCCCTACCGGATGGCGCTCGCGCACCTGCGGGCGGCCGGAGTCGACTGGGACGAGGAGCTGCCCGCCGTCCGCGCCTGCCCGCCGAGGGAGAGGGACGTGCTGTCCCATCAGTTCGGCACCGGATTCGGATGCGTCCCCACATCGAGCATGGGCCGGCTCTTCGACGCCGTCGCCTCGCTGGCCGGTGTGCGGCACGAGGTGAGCTACGAGGCGGAAGCGGCCGTCGAGCTGGAAGGACTGGCGCGTGCCGTACGGGCCGAACCGCTCGTCCCGGACAGCCGCTACGCCTTCGGCCTCGCCTCCACGGGGACGGAGGAGAAGCCCGCCGTGGCCGATCCGGGCCCGGTCGTCCGCGCGGTCGTGTCCGACGTACGGGCGGGAGTGCCCACGGAGTTGATCGCGGCCCGCTTCCACACGTCCGTCGCCGGGCTCGTCACCCGGTTCGCGGAGATCTGCCGGGACCGGACCGGCCTCGGGGTGGTGGCCCTGGGCGGGGGTGTCTTCCAGAACGCCGTCCTGCTGGAGGCCACGCAACACCTTCTGTCCGAGCGGGGGTTCACGGTGCTGCGGCCCCGGCTGCTCCCTCCCAACGACGGCGGCATCGCCCTCGGGCAGCTACTCGTGGCCGCGTCCGGCTGA
- a CDS encoding hydrogenase maturation protease — MAGRVLVAGVGNLFLGDDGFGPEVVRQLAGAGGLPPDVRVVDYGIRGMHLAYDLLDGYDALILVDTYPGEGPPGGMTVLEISEEHIGTGEFDAHGMNPVAVLAHLDQLGGTLPVTYLVGCTPAGVEEGIGLSGTVRAAVPGAMDTVRTLVRRHVPAGTGPQDGHHPQSV; from the coding sequence GTGGCCGGCCGTGTACTCGTGGCGGGAGTCGGCAACCTCTTCCTGGGCGACGACGGTTTCGGCCCGGAGGTGGTGCGGCAGCTGGCCGGAGCCGGCGGCCTGCCACCGGACGTCCGTGTGGTCGACTACGGCATCCGCGGCATGCACCTCGCGTACGACCTGCTCGACGGATACGACGCGCTGATCCTGGTGGACACGTATCCGGGAGAGGGCCCGCCCGGTGGGATGACCGTACTGGAGATCAGCGAAGAACACATCGGAACGGGTGAATTCGATGCACATGGGATGAATCCGGTTGCAGTGCTGGCACATCTGGACCAACTGGGCGGTACTCTTCCGGTCACTTACCTCGTGGGCTGCACACCCGCCGGGGTGGAGGAAGGAATCGGTCTCAGCGGTACGGTCCGCGCGGCGGTGCCCGGTGCGATGGACACCGTGCGCACCCTGGTCCGGCGGCACGTACCGGCGGGGACCGGCCCCCAGGACGGGCATCACCCCCAGAGCGTCTAG
- a CDS encoding DUF6893 family small protein: MKTLGMVTTAVAAAAALVAAGVAVKSIPDIRRYLKIRSM; the protein is encoded by the coding sequence ATGAAGACCCTGGGCATGGTCACCACCGCCGTGGCCGCCGCCGCCGCACTGGTCGCCGCGGGTGTCGCGGTGAAGTCGATCCCCGACATCCGCCGGTACCTGAAGATCCGTTCGATGTGA